Proteins co-encoded in one Pogona vitticeps strain Pit_001003342236 chromosome 9, PviZW2.1, whole genome shotgun sequence genomic window:
- the MEIOSIN gene encoding meiosis initiator protein, giving the protein MWDQIGRVCPEELQSNSKNFKQNLGDRRKCDNYANTLKELAGMLPIPLRTNCKRLTKKEILLRVLQYIEHLQESIDTARSLLHINSDERKGEAEQLVVVAPAQKRGQREATPRTKKTKPMVVCKKPRKRRRTRKSDRRAVNKKACKCLALETENIPCQAGRYSEENSLYAVGKVNSILSSSQKQSPFFPNFQVPVPESYQPASTTSLDVTPNGVQFHTTDWSLGSNEEEGKNGDMFSVCAAQVAYDELHQYVKETGHSSAGQELVCYNSSCEEEDEEGPRASPWLSTQSPIGMPLAGSMQLCSPRIETQNNSCSDLGLSPSLFSSPGRLLTRHTLQGIQEEFSPVLFEDVYMSLQSNSFAQTLSGTLLRKPAFNLDHCYLSYSETGQSDSSPVSRVNEAASSWNKQFLQEEASNIRSEGPMSSSDENSDATWTPCKRTKPPQVACQKRKKVVRRQKRRPGLCEKHSSSSLQLKKKCVNGFIMFCRLNRRHFIRAYPGMASTAATRELAQLWRMMTKQERKPYCLKARRFSRMNNRIVREDNSSGEEEMEPPKPFHLLLAEKSFHGAQNFGDYSLLDFIP; this is encoded by the exons ATGTGGGACCAAATTGGACGTGTTTGCCCTGAAGAATTGCAATCAAACAGCAAGAATTTCAAACAGAACTTAGGTGACAG AAGAAAATGTGATAACTATGCCAACACCCTTAAAGAACTGGCAGGAATGCTGCCTATCCCTTTGAGAACTAACTGCAAGAGGTTGACAAAG aaagaaattctCCTGCGTGTCCTCCAGTACATTGAACACCTGCAGGAGAGCATTGATACAGCCAGATCGTTACTTCACATCAATTCTGACGAGCGAAAAG GGGAAGCTGAGCAGCTGGTGGTGGTGGCCCCTGCCCAAAAGAGAGGACAAAGAGAAGCCACACCACGCACAAAGAAAACGAAGCCAATGGTGGTTTGCAAAAAACCGAGGAAGAGGAGACGCACCCGCAAATCAG ATCGGCGAGCAGTGAACAAGAAAGCCTGCAAGTGCCTCGCTCTGGAGACTGAGAACATCCCTTGCCAAGCTGGCAGATACAGTGAAGAGAACAGTTTATACGCTGTGGGAAAGGTCAACTCTATTCTTTCATCCTCCCAGAAGCAGTCACCTTTCTTTCCTAACTTCCAAGTTCCAGTACCAGAATCTTACCAGCCTGCCAGCACTACCTCTCTGGATGTCACCCCAAATGGAGTTCAATTTCATACCACAG ACTGGAGCTTGGGCAGCAATGAAGAGGAAGGCAAGAATGGCGATATGTTTTCTGTGTGTGCAGCACAAGTAGCTTATGATGAGCTGCATCAATATGTCAAGGAGACAGGACATTCATCAGCAGG ACAGGAACTGGTGTGTTACAATTCTTCTTGTgaggaagaagatgaagaaggacCCAGAGCCAGCCCTTGGCTGTCCACTCAGTCTCCCATAGGCATGCCCCTTG CAGGGAGCATGCAGCTGTGCTCTCCCAGGATTGAGACACAAAACAACAGTTGCTCGGATTTGGGGCTCAGTCCTTCGCTTTTCTCCTCTCCTGGCCGGCTACTCACCAGACACACTCTCCAAGGCATTCAGGAGGAATTTTCCCCAG TTTTATTTGAAGATGTGTATATGTCTCTGCAGTCTAACAGTTTTGCTCAGACCCTTTCAGGAACTCTCTTAAGAAAG CCTGCGTTCAATCTGGATCACTGCTACCTTTCCTACAGTGAAACAGGTCAAAGCGACTCCAGCCCTGTGTCTAGAGTAAATGAGGCAGCATCTTCATGGAACAAGCAATTCCTCCAAGAG GAGGCTTCCAACATCAGGTCTGAAGGCCCCATGTCCTCGAGTGATGAGAACAGTGATGCTACCTGGACACCATGCAAGAGGACAAAGCCACCTCAGGTTGCCtgtcagaagaggaagaaagttgTCAGGAGGCAGAAGCGCCGGCCAGGACTCTGTGAGAAACATAGCAGTTCTTCTCTACAGCTGAAGAAGAAATGTGTGAATGGATTTATCATGTTCTGCCGCTTGAACCGCAGACACTTCATCCG TGCTTACCCAGGCATGGCTTCTACTGCTGCCACAAGGGAGCTGGCCCAGCTGTGGCGGATGATGACGAAGCAAGAACGGAAACCTTATTG CCTGAAAGCCCGGAGATTCAGCCGGATGAACAATCGCATTGTAAGGGAAGACAACTCCagtggggaggaagagatggaGCCGCCCAAGCCTTTCCATCTGTTACTGGCTGAGAAGTCCTTTCATGGTGCCCAGAACTTTGGTGACTACTCTTTACTAGACTTTATCCCAtga
- the SNRPD2 gene encoding small nuclear ribonucleoprotein Sm D2 isoform X2, translating into MTPEELQKREEEEFNTGPLSVLTQSVKNNTQVLINCRNNKKLLGRVKAFDRHCNMVLENVKEMWTEVPKSGKGKKKSKPVNKDRYISKMFLRGDSVIVVLRNPLIAGK; encoded by the exons ATGACGCCAGAGGAGCTGCAGAAGCGAGAGGAGGAAGAGTTCAACACGGGCCCCCTTTCTGTCCTCACACAGTCCGTGAAAAACAACACTCAAGTGCTGATTAACTGCCGCAACAACAAGAAGCTTCTGGGGCGTGTCAAGGCCTTTGACAG gcATTGCAACATGGTGTTGGAGAATGTCAAGGAGATGTGGACGGAGGTGCCCAAGAGCGGGAAGGGCAAGAAGAAATCAAAGCCAGTCAACAAGGATCGCTACATCTCTAAGATGTTCCTGCGTGGAGACTCGGTCATTGTGGTGCTCAGGAACCCCCTTATCGCTGGCAAGTGA
- the SNRPD2 gene encoding small nuclear ribonucleoprotein Sm D2 isoform X1, translating to MSLLNKPKSEMTPEELQKREEEEFNTGPLSVLTQSVKNNTQVLINCRNNKKLLGRVKAFDRHCNMVLENVKEMWTEVPKSGKGKKKSKPVNKDRYISKMFLRGDSVIVVLRNPLIAGK from the exons GAGCCTTCTAAACAAGCCCAAGAGTGAAATGACGCCAGAGGAGCTGCAGAAGCGAGAGGAGGAAGAGTTCAACACGGGCCCCCTTTCTGTCCTCACACAGTCCGTGAAAAACAACACTCAAGTGCTGATTAACTGCCGCAACAACAAGAAGCTTCTGGGGCGTGTCAAGGCCTTTGACAG gcATTGCAACATGGTGTTGGAGAATGTCAAGGAGATGTGGACGGAGGTGCCCAAGAGCGGGAAGGGCAAGAAGAAATCAAAGCCAGTCAACAAGGATCGCTACATCTCTAAGATGTTCCTGCGTGGAGACTCGGTCATTGTGGTGCTCAGGAACCCCCTTATCGCTGGCAAGTGA